The window TGGCATCGACGTTGGCGCCAAGGCCGAGATCTACCGGCTCATTTCCTACCTCGCCAGCGAAGGCATGGCGGTGATCATGATTTCTTCGGAACTGCCGGAAGTACTGGGCATGAGCGACCGGGTGATGGTGATGCATGAAGGAGACCTGATGGGCACGCTGGACCGTAGCGAGGCGACCCAGGAGCGGGTAATGCAGTTGGCTTCTGGCCTGTCCTGATAACAGAGGGCGCAAGCTCGCCACAGAGAAAAAGGTGAATGCTATGAACGCGATACTGGAAAACAAACCCGCGGCCGCACCGGCCAGGACGCGTCGGCGGCTGCCGACGGAACTGAGTATCTTCCTGGTGCTGATCGGCATCGGCCTGGTGTTCGAAGTGTTTGGCTGGATCATGCGCGACCAGAGTTTCCTGATGAACTCCCAGCGCCTGGTGCTGATGATCCTGCAAGTGTCGATCATCGGTCTGCTGGCCATCGGTGTGACCCAGGTGATCATCACCACCGGTATCGACCTGTCGTCCGGTTCGGTGCTGGCGTTGTCGGCCATGATCGCCGCCAGCCTGGCCCAAACCTCGGATTTCACCCGGGCGGTGTTTCCCTCCCTGACTGACTTACCGGTGTGGATACCGGTGGTGGCGGGGTTGGGCGTTGGGCTGTTGGCCGGAGCGATCAACGGCAGCATCATCGCCATCACGGGTATCCCGCCCTTTATTGCCACCCTCGGCATGATGGTCTCGGCCCGCGGTCTGGCGCGTTACTACACCGAAGGCCAGCCGGTGAGCATGTTGTCCGATTCCTATACCGCCATCGGCCATGGCGCCATGCCGGTGATCATTTTCCTGGTGGTGGCGGTGATCTTCCATATTGCCCTGCGCTACACCAAGTACGGTAAGTACACCTACGCCATCGGCGGCAACATGCAGGCGGCACGCACCTCGGGCATCAACGTCAAACGCCATCTGGTGATCGTCTACAGCATCGCCGGGCTGCTGGCGGGGCTGGCCGGGGTGGTGGCCTCGGCGCGGGCCGCCACCGGGCAGGCCGGCATGGGCATGTCCTATGAGCTGGACGCGATTGCTGCGGCCG is drawn from Pseudomonas rhizophila and contains these coding sequences:
- a CDS encoding ABC transporter permease; the encoded protein is MNAILENKPAAAPARTRRRLPTELSIFLVLIGIGLVFEVFGWIMRDQSFLMNSQRLVLMILQVSIIGLLAIGVTQVIITTGIDLSSGSVLALSAMIAASLAQTSDFTRAVFPSLTDLPVWIPVVAGLGVGLLAGAINGSIIAITGIPPFIATLGMMVSARGLARYYTEGQPVSMLSDSYTAIGHGAMPVIIFLVVAVIFHIALRYTKYGKYTYAIGGNMQAARTSGINVKRHLVIVYSIAGLLAGLAGVVASARAATGQAGMGMSYELDAIAAAVIGGTSLAGGVGRITGTVIGALILGVMASGFTFVGVDAYIQDIIKGLIIVVAVVIDQYRNKRKLKR